In Candidatus Kapaibacterium sp., one genomic interval encodes:
- a CDS encoding type II toxin-antitoxin system HicB family antitoxin: MNKKLTIIIEEDENGFYAYCPDLKGCQSQGDTYDEAYENIKEAIDLYFETISSEDLPPLLSKNIFSTSYEVTVA; the protein is encoded by the coding sequence ATGAATAAGAAACTAACAATTATAATCGAAGAAGACGAAAACGGCTTCTATGCTTATTGCCCCGACCTCAAAGGCTGTCAGAGCCAAGGTGACACCTACGATGAAGCTTATGAGAATATTAAGGAAGCAATAGATTTGTATTTTGAAACGATAAGCTCTGAAGACCTGCCGCCACTGCTGAGTAAAAACATATTTTCAACCTCTTATGAGGTCACAGTTGCCTAA
- a CDS encoding type II toxin-antitoxin system HicA family toxin, which produces MPKLPILTAKEAEKILLALGFALMRTKGSHRIYGRDKERFVIPYHSGKNLHPKIVKSVVDLVDENRNVD; this is translated from the coding sequence TTGCCTAAGCTACCAATTCTTACAGCAAAAGAGGCTGAAAAGATACTTTTAGCTTTAGGTTTTGCATTGATGAGAACAAAGGGTAGCCATCGAATATATGGAAGAGATAAGGAAAGGTTCGTGATACCTTATCATTCCGGCAAGAATTTGCATCCTAAGATTGTAAAATCAGTTGTTGACTTGGTGGATGAAAACAGAAATGTAGATTAG
- a CDS encoding M13 family metallopeptidase: MNNIVRFMIFILASAAFVSLNSCSKEETTKAEEEMAVKAVDSANFDFNIHPGDDFFKYVSGGWMTNNPIPESESRWGAFAILNLENQTKLRTLFEEAASGKHKEKDWVKIGDFYSSGMDTVAIEKAGIEPLKPLFEKIDKIASVQDLQTTIGELSSYSIQPIFYFYVSADDKNSTMNIAGLYQGGLGLPDRDYYFPKDDRTKNILSEYKKHLGKVFEIYGLESTEAKKASDVILKIETEIAKASSTKLELRDPVKNYNKMQIQDLQKSSPNFDWSLYFKNLGIDSPTEINVGQPKFYKTVSNLMKKTSIEDWKTFLKWKVIKDASPYLNEAYVNQNFEFYGKVLTGSKVNQDRWKRVLNATSGSLGESVGKIYSEKYFPAKSKEKMLDLVDNLKIALKEHIQNLSWMGEDTKAKALVKLEKINVKIGYPDKWKDYSKVDVSRDNYVMNVLNASKFEMDEMLAKIGKPVDRSEWHMTPQTVNAYYSPNMNEIVFPAAILQPPFFYPDGDDAVNYGAIGVVIGHEMTHGFDDQGRQFDAEGNLVEWWTKEDADKFNEKVKVLVDQANSFVVINDMKVDGALTLGENIADLGGVTVSLTALKKALKGNVETPAIDGFTPLQRFFISYSQVWRQNIREEEEMRRLKEDVHSPGVYRVNGTLPNVPEFYKAFNITEANKLYMPVEKRAIIW, from the coding sequence ATGAACAACATCGTAAGATTTATGATTTTTATTTTAGCTTCTGCAGCATTTGTAAGTTTGAATTCGTGCAGTAAGGAAGAAACGACGAAAGCGGAGGAAGAGATGGCAGTAAAGGCAGTAGATTCGGCAAACTTTGATTTCAATATTCATCCCGGAGATGATTTTTTCAAATATGTAAGTGGCGGTTGGATGACAAACAATCCAATTCCGGAATCAGAATCGCGTTGGGGTGCTTTCGCAATTTTGAATCTTGAAAATCAGACAAAACTCAGAACATTATTTGAAGAAGCCGCAAGTGGCAAACACAAAGAAAAAGATTGGGTTAAAATCGGTGACTTTTACTCATCAGGTATGGATACCGTTGCAATCGAAAAAGCGGGAATAGAACCACTCAAACCATTATTTGAAAAAATTGATAAGATTGCATCAGTTCAAGATTTGCAAACAACAATTGGCGAATTATCCTCCTACTCGATTCAACCAATTTTCTACTTCTATGTAAGTGCCGACGATAAAAATAGCACAATGAATATTGCCGGATTATACCAAGGTGGATTGGGATTGCCCGACAGAGATTATTACTTCCCGAAAGACGACAGAACCAAAAATATTTTGTCCGAATATAAAAAGCACCTTGGCAAAGTTTTTGAAATTTACGGCTTAGAATCAACGGAAGCAAAAAAAGCATCTGATGTGATTCTCAAAATTGAAACCGAAATTGCGAAAGCTTCTTCAACAAAATTAGAACTCAGAGACCCTGTTAAAAATTACAACAAAATGCAAATTCAAGATTTGCAAAAATCAAGTCCAAATTTTGATTGGTCGCTCTATTTCAAAAATCTTGGAATCGATTCACCTACAGAAATTAATGTTGGGCAGCCAAAGTTTTACAAAACAGTCAGCAATTTGATGAAAAAAACATCAATTGAAGATTGGAAAACATTCTTGAAATGGAAAGTGATTAAAGATGCTTCACCATATTTGAACGAAGCATACGTAAATCAAAATTTTGAATTTTACGGAAAAGTCCTAACCGGAAGCAAAGTTAATCAAGACAGATGGAAAAGAGTTTTGAACGCTACAAGTGGCTCGCTTGGCGAATCAGTCGGCAAAATTTATTCCGAAAAATATTTTCCTGCAAAATCGAAAGAGAAAATGTTGGATTTGGTTGACAATCTTAAAATTGCATTGAAAGAACATATCCAAAATCTTTCGTGGATGGGAGAAGATACCAAAGCAAAAGCATTAGTGAAACTCGAAAAAATCAACGTCAAAATTGGCTATCCCGACAAATGGAAAGACTATTCAAAAGTTGATGTTTCGAGAGACAATTATGTAATGAATGTGTTGAATGCGAGCAAATTCGAAATGGACGAAATGCTGGCAAAAATCGGCAAACCCGTTGACCGCTCAGAATGGCACATGACACCACAAACAGTCAATGCTTACTACAGCCCCAACATGAATGAAATCGTGTTTCCTGCGGCAATTCTACAGCCACCCTTCTTTTACCCTGATGGCGATGATGCCGTTAATTATGGTGCAATCGGTGTAGTAATCGGGCACGAAATGACTCACGGATTTGATGACCAAGGCAGACAATTTGATGCCGAAGGCAATTTAGTTGAATGGTGGACAAAAGAAGATGCCGACAAGTTTAACGAAAAAGTGAAAGTGCTTGTTGACCAAGCAAACTCATTTGTCGTAATCAACGATATGAAAGTGGACGGTGCACTTACTTTAGGCGAGAACATTGCAGACCTTGGCGGCGTAACGGTATCGCTCACGGCACTAAAGAAAGCATTAAAAGGAAATGTTGAAACGCCGGCGATTGACGGATTCACACCTTTGCAAAGATTTTTCATATCCTATTCGCAAGTATGGCGCCAAAACATCCGCGAGGAAGAAGAAATGAGAAGATTGAAAGAAGATGTCCACTCTCCGGGAGTCTATAGAGTAAACGGTACATTACCAAATGTCCCTGAATTTTATAAAGCTTTCAACATCACAGAAGCAAACAAACTATACATGCCAGTTGAAAAACGCGCCATAATTTGGTAA
- the trxB gene encoding thioredoxin-disulfide reductase produces the protein MAKHFKVIIIGSGPAGFTAALYASRANLEVAIFEGIQPGGQLTITTDVENYPGFADGIEGPEMMEIFRKQAQRFGAVSLFETIEKVDLSERPFKLKSEREDYTCDALIIATGATAKLLDMESEKKYWGAGISACATCDGFFFKGEKIFVIGGGDTAMEEANYLTHFGESVTLVHRRSEFRASKIMVERTQKNPKVKIITDSIVDEFLGEENMGIKRLTGLRLKNVVTGEMSNHEAGGCFIAIGHSPNTSLFEGMLDKDVNGYLITKGKSTYTNIPGVFACGDVQDHVYRQAVTAAGSGCAAAIDAERWLAEQE, from the coding sequence ATGGCAAAACATTTTAAAGTGATTATCATAGGTTCAGGTCCTGCAGGGTTTACTGCAGCGCTCTACGCTTCGAGAGCAAATCTCGAAGTTGCAATTTTCGAAGGAATTCAGCCCGGCGGACAGCTCACAATTACAACCGATGTCGAAAATTATCCAGGATTTGCCGATGGAATCGAAGGTCCGGAAATGATGGAAATCTTCCGCAAACAAGCCCAAAGATTCGGCGCAGTATCATTATTTGAAACAATTGAAAAAGTAGATTTGTCCGAACGCCCGTTCAAACTGAAATCCGAAAGAGAAGATTACACTTGCGATGCTTTGATAATCGCAACCGGTGCGACTGCAAAACTTTTGGACATGGAAAGCGAGAAGAAATATTGGGGTGCAGGGATTTCGGCATGTGCCACTTGCGACGGATTCTTTTTCAAAGGCGAAAAAATATTCGTAATCGGCGGTGGTGATACAGCAATGGAAGAAGCGAACTATTTGACTCATTTCGGAGAATCAGTCACATTGGTTCATAGACGCAGCGAATTCCGTGCATCGAAAATCATGGTTGAACGTACTCAGAAAAATCCAAAAGTCAAAATCATCACTGATAGCATTGTGGACGAATTTTTGGGTGAAGAAAACATGGGAATCAAGAGATTGACAGGCTTGAGATTGAAAAATGTCGTCACCGGAGAAATGAGCAATCACGAAGCCGGAGGCTGTTTTATCGCAATTGGTCACAGCCCGAATACCTCGCTATTTGAGGGAATGCTTGACAAAGACGTGAACGGATATTTAATCACAAAAGGTAAATCCACTTACACTAATATTCCGGGCGTATTTGCTTGTGGAGACGTCCAAGACCATGTCTATCGCCAAGCGGTGACAGCTGCCGGTTCGGGATGTGCCGCTGCAATTGATGCCGAACGTTGGTTAGCCGAACAAGAATAA
- a CDS encoding insulinase family protein, translating into MKNKNNLPKTKTHSLAITRTVLNNGLTLVTEKIPNAESIALGIFVNAGSRDDTHDFSGTAHFMEHAVFRHSQKRTSRRIAGEFESMGAYTNAFTSQEYTCFYVRALKRHFRKTLNILFDITMNPLILPKEIEKEQLIILEEIKSYEDDPEEYIFDLGDKIVFQNHPLGNPIIGTKESVDAIESNILQQFHREYYKPDNIIITFVGDIEHQVVLNAISSLFGDLEAGNRIYTRIAPEPFMPMTLEMAKPVQQSHLLLGKRAASLKDEDRTALMIFNILYGDGMSSRLYQKLRDRHGIAYSIFSTLQMHSDAGVFYIYAATDTKKVRKTETMIFEQMNQILGDKLNRSEINRAKEQLKSSLIMDLESMSARMQSLAKNELLIGDHESVQEIIERIDAITLETVKDTATKYFGDGLWCKAHIYPEK; encoded by the coding sequence ATGAAAAACAAGAATAATTTACCAAAAACAAAAACACATTCATTGGCAATTACACGTACAGTTTTAAATAATGGATTGACCTTAGTAACCGAAAAAATTCCAAATGCCGAATCTATCGCATTGGGTATCTTTGTAAATGCAGGCTCGCGAGACGACACTCACGATTTCAGTGGTACGGCGCATTTCATGGAACATGCCGTATTCAGGCACTCGCAAAAGCGAACTTCACGCAGAATAGCAGGTGAATTTGAATCAATGGGTGCTTATACAAATGCTTTTACCTCTCAGGAATATACTTGCTTCTATGTTCGAGCATTGAAAAGGCACTTCCGCAAAACATTGAATATCTTGTTCGACATTACGATGAATCCCTTGATTTTGCCCAAAGAAATCGAAAAAGAACAGTTGATAATACTCGAAGAAATCAAATCTTACGAAGATGACCCCGAAGAATACATCTTCGATTTGGGAGATAAAATTGTATTTCAAAATCACCCCTTAGGCAATCCTATTATCGGTACAAAGGAATCTGTTGATGCTATTGAATCGAACATTTTGCAACAATTCCACAGAGAATATTACAAACCCGACAATATCATAATTACTTTTGTCGGCGATATTGAGCATCAAGTCGTTTTGAACGCAATATCAAGTTTATTCGGCGATTTGGAAGCCGGAAATAGGATTTATACGCGTATCGCACCGGAACCATTCATGCCTATGACTTTGGAGATGGCAAAACCGGTGCAACAATCGCATTTGCTATTGGGCAAAAGAGCAGCATCGCTCAAAGATGAGGACAGAACTGCATTGATGATATTCAACATTTTATATGGTGATGGAATGAGCTCGCGGCTGTACCAAAAACTTCGCGACCGCCATGGAATCGCATATTCGATTTTTTCGACTTTGCAAATGCACTCAGATGCAGGAGTGTTTTATATTTATGCAGCTACTGATACGAAGAAAGTTCGTAAAACTGAGACTATGATTTTCGAGCAGATGAATCAAATACTTGGCGATAAGTTGAATCGTTCCGAAATAAATCGTGCTAAAGAACAATTGAAATCAAGTTTGATAATGGATTTGGAAAGTATGTCTGCCCGGATGCAGTCATTGGCAAAAAATGAGCTTTTAATCGGCGACCACGAAAGCGTTCAAGAAATCATCGAACGAATTGATGCAATCACATTAGAAACAGTCAAAGACACAGCCACGAAATACTTTGGCGATGGGCTTTGGTGCAAGGCTCATATTTATCCCGAGAAATGA
- the radC gene encoding DNA repair protein RadC yields the protein MDEQDDKMISPKTAPIDSENGTYSPKSRFTPIRDWKSDDKPRERLMMHGPEVLSDSELLAIIVGSGTVGRSAIDIARELLKKYSSLNHLARCDFSEFKNISGIGDAKAVSIIAAFELSRRIEIAPFSGKKIFRSPEEIAEYYIPRMRDLRIEIFKVLLLTSSNQIFRDLTITEGILNSSVVHPREVFRIAITESAAAIILMHNHPSGNPEPSKEDIKITEQIVQAGKIVGIKVLDHIIIAGDKFTSFVSLGLI from the coding sequence TTGGATGAACAAGACGATAAAATGATTTCACCAAAAACAGCCCCAATCGACTCTGAAAATGGTACATATAGTCCCAAAAGCCGTTTCACTCCGATTCGGGATTGGAAATCTGACGATAAACCCAGAGAAAGACTAATGATGCACGGACCCGAAGTACTCTCGGATAGCGAATTATTGGCTATCATCGTAGGTTCGGGAACTGTCGGCAGGTCAGCAATTGATATCGCAAGGGAATTATTGAAAAAATATTCTTCACTGAATCATTTAGCTCGATGCGATTTTAGTGAATTCAAAAATATTTCCGGAATTGGAGATGCCAAAGCAGTCAGTATAATTGCAGCATTCGAGTTGAGCAGAAGAATAGAAATCGCCCCTTTTTCCGGCAAAAAAATCTTCCGTTCGCCCGAAGAAATTGCCGAATACTACATCCCGCGAATGCGAGATTTGCGAATAGAAATTTTTAAAGTGCTTTTGTTGACAAGCTCCAATCAAATTTTTCGTGATTTAACTATTACAGAGGGAATTCTGAATTCGAGCGTTGTACATCCGCGTGAGGTTTTCCGAATTGCAATTACCGAGAGTGCCGCTGCAATTATTTTGATGCACAATCATCCGTCGGGCAATCCCGAACCATCAAAAGAGGACATAAAGATTACAGAGCAAATAGTACAAGCCGGAAAAATAGTCGGCATCAAAGTTTTAGACCATATAATTATAGCAGGGGACAAATTCACCAGTTTTGTCTCATTAGGTTTGATATGA
- a CDS encoding divalent-cation tolerance protein CutA: protein MVKNKDFRIVFATTDNEDLAMLISETLVQEKLAACCSIIKGVTSIYEWEDKIEKRSEFILKIKTSNSQLDKLENRIKELHSDSVPEIIAVEISELSEGYMDWMNKTIK from the coding sequence ATGGTAAAAAATAAAGATTTCAGAATAGTTTTTGCGACGACAGATAATGAGGATTTAGCCATGCTCATTTCTGAAACTTTAGTCCAAGAAAAGCTTGCTGCATGTTGCTCGATAATCAAGGGTGTGACTTCGATTTACGAATGGGAAGACAAAATTGAAAAACGCAGTGAATTTATTTTGAAGATAAAAACTTCCAATAGCCAACTTGACAAACTTGAAAATAGAATCAAAGAATTGCATAGCGATTCTGTCCCCGAAATCATAGCAGTTGAAATTAGCGAACTTTCCGAAGGATACATGGATTGGATGAACAAGACGATAAAATGA
- a CDS encoding choice-of-anchor D domain-containing protein has translation MNKIYTINIVLIIILCSVTSQAQRWEKIENLPNGYKDNFWLDVFYLAPQNTHGWACGFNGMVVRTTDGGQTWRGSLVPNAYHLEHIHFPTTQIGYTSGPDGLFKSKDGGQTWEDITPDPTTTDYWGCYFMDVNFGLVIGGGCLRNQKYWRTTDGGSNWTLFENNVNHSGLTDLIMYDKAGLGFAVSSGLLWKTTDGGFTWDSLARTGSYVWHEEITHFGTSFLLPYAGTNCSGGGPDGGMRFTTNAGSTWNNFQTMQPMFGAFILGDNEGWACGNNSSVYYTSNAGVTWVLNNCGIEGGHFDDMWFTSKDEGWLVGTGIYRLRPARNDFTKDSIVFRDVCLGTAQFDTLYIDNESFTSMDLALTITGADANRFRLVTPNNFSSMAQCTQRMIIIEFTPNSRNESRAMLEATVTRAGMGNSFINIPLVGYSTFASAFPLSDIVIVDSVYCNIMLTTKIDWKADKDGEEIRFVNKLQSDNQIAYITKVPNIILKESSVSEFRIIALDTGWVESKFRVTTHPCEKDTILTVRTYAYSSIISSDTKRNVGLMCGNEAIDTLIIQNTGNSSLSMNDLKFATGTYFKIIGWIDGAKSKSIEPNQQDTLLILYKPFGNGPHTDKLSIGNNDSTKVRGDKNPYLIDYSGEYRQAELVYDQVIDLGDVCVGKIHQIEKYIKNIGTWISTFDKKIEIGNNFKIEMMRDAPFSINPNDSVKLWVSFFPNEATSFSEVLEFITAPCGDTVRITLRGRGISNLLTVNPQSIQGAVKSGTSIKRELLIESLSNTDVTITDIKIVDLPDDWELVWTPNLPQVLLPGSLITFELTFTNNGHESIDSQIMIVTDGLCPEDYYVKVDLFGIMRNVAVDKDKIEFGDSYCNSKLANQTLTITNFGFVTDTITSIAIEPQDAFTITNVPELPYYIEPEESLELVIAFVSNVLGAHSANLTIMTNDTENNIHITELIAFNYSPITSADEDKLDFGVAELCEDDRTMTFALHNAGNVSDKLEFTIEGTPFSITESQLEIQAGETIQYFVKAHPTMSELGLNTGKLKIRSLDCDFVDEIELEIDIYKTDIAVNPQLINIDVLWIGDRSNGSFAIENLTAHEATVIAIVIEPNASGVIDIDFTPGTTIAGNGSIQVPFTYTAVAPGKFEFEITVKAENYCEDIEQIKLIADIPLEIYVVDLMVEQHVAVAGERIMIPVKLLREELRFNTEYVRLEFEFDRKLFFPSIITSKFGNEFVQTDFTYKFGNLSILLDQVSSRDLFGQVGEIVRIDGYALRAMPDYTPIAFKNVDLFTEKVVTLTTQDGGLKVEEFCLPEAAFELIRIPQLVSSVPEIVFGNDLNIQFTADKNFATSIELLDIAGNSVVTRSLTIPQGEFEYKIDLNSISSGVYFVVIKSENNNTSVRFIKSN, from the coding sequence ATTTCCCTACAACTCAAATTGGCTATACTTCAGGTCCGGACGGATTGTTCAAATCCAAAGATGGCGGTCAAACATGGGAAGATATAACCCCTGACCCTACTACAACTGATTATTGGGGCTGCTATTTCATGGATGTCAATTTCGGCTTGGTGATTGGTGGCGGTTGTTTAAGAAATCAGAAGTATTGGCGAACTACCGACGGTGGCTCAAACTGGACACTTTTTGAAAATAATGTAAATCACAGCGGATTGACTGACCTAATAATGTATGACAAAGCCGGATTGGGCTTTGCTGTTAGTAGCGGTTTGCTTTGGAAAACCACAGACGGTGGCTTTACATGGGATTCTTTGGCACGAACAGGTTCTTACGTATGGCATGAAGAAATAACTCATTTCGGTACATCATTTCTTCTTCCATATGCAGGAACTAATTGCAGTGGTGGTGGTCCGGACGGCGGAATGAGATTCACAACAAATGCAGGTTCGACTTGGAATAATTTCCAAACTATGCAACCAATGTTCGGCGCATTTATTTTAGGAGACAATGAGGGTTGGGCTTGTGGCAACAACTCAAGTGTATATTATACTTCTAACGCAGGCGTTACCTGGGTTTTGAACAATTGTGGTATCGAAGGTGGACATTTTGACGATATGTGGTTCACTTCAAAAGATGAGGGTTGGCTTGTCGGTACCGGTATATACAGGCTGAGACCCGCTCGAAATGACTTTACGAAAGACTCGATTGTCTTTAGAGATGTGTGCTTGGGCACTGCTCAATTTGACACATTATATATTGACAATGAATCATTTACTTCAATGGATTTGGCACTCACTATAACAGGTGCCGATGCAAATAGGTTCAGACTCGTAACACCTAACAATTTCTCGAGTATGGCTCAATGCACTCAGAGAATGATTATTATTGAATTCACTCCAAACAGCCGCAACGAATCTCGTGCAATGCTCGAAGCAACGGTCACAAGAGCCGGAATGGGCAATTCATTTATCAATATTCCATTAGTTGGTTATTCAACTTTCGCATCAGCTTTTCCGCTGAGTGATATTGTTATTGTTGATAGCGTTTATTGCAACATAATGCTCACAACTAAGATAGATTGGAAAGCAGATAAAGATGGCGAAGAAATCAGATTTGTCAATAAATTACAAAGTGATAACCAAATCGCTTATATCACAAAAGTTCCCAATATAATCCTGAAAGAAAGCTCCGTGTCAGAATTCAGAATCATAGCACTCGACACAGGTTGGGTAGAATCTAAATTCAGAGTTACAACACATCCATGCGAAAAGGATACAATTTTGACAGTCAGGACTTATGCGTATTCGTCAATTATAAGTTCCGATACCAAACGAAATGTTGGATTAATGTGCGGTAACGAAGCAATAGATACGCTTATCATTCAAAATACCGGCAATTCCAGCTTGTCAATGAATGATTTGAAATTTGCAACCGGGACCTATTTCAAAATTATCGGGTGGATTGATGGTGCAAAGTCGAAAAGTATAGAACCTAATCAACAAGATACTTTGTTGATTTTGTATAAACCCTTTGGGAATGGTCCGCATACTGACAAGCTATCTATTGGCAATAATGATTCTACAAAAGTTCGTGGCGATAAAAATCCTTACCTGATAGATTACTCGGGCGAGTACCGCCAAGCAGAACTTGTTTACGACCAAGTCATAGATTTGGGTGATGTTTGCGTCGGTAAAATTCACCAAATTGAAAAATATATCAAAAATATCGGGACGTGGATTTCAACTTTCGACAAAAAAATTGAGATTGGGAATAATTTCAAAATTGAAATGATGAGAGATGCTCCATTTTCGATTAATCCTAATGATTCCGTCAAATTATGGGTTTCATTCTTCCCTAACGAAGCCACATCATTTTCCGAAGTATTAGAATTTATTACAGCACCTTGTGGAGATACCGTGCGTATTACATTGCGAGGGCGTGGCATTTCCAATTTGCTGACTGTGAATCCTCAATCCATTCAGGGTGCTGTCAAATCCGGCACCTCTATAAAACGTGAATTGCTGATTGAATCATTGTCCAATACTGATGTTACTATTACTGACATCAAAATAGTTGATTTGCCAGATGATTGGGAATTGGTTTGGACACCGAATTTGCCTCAAGTTCTATTGCCGGGTTCGCTAATAACTTTCGAGTTGACTTTCACAAATAACGGACATGAAAGTATAGATTCGCAAATCATGATTGTTACCGATGGTTTATGCCCTGAAGATTACTATGTAAAGGTAGATTTATTCGGTATAATGCGGAATGTGGCTGTTGACAAAGACAAAATCGAGTTTGGCGATTCTTATTGCAATTCTAAACTTGCAAATCAGACTTTGACCATTACAAATTTCGGCTTTGTGACTGATACTATCACAAGTATTGCAATCGAACCGCAAGATGCTTTCACAATCACAAATGTACCGGAATTGCCCTATTATATCGAACCTGAAGAATCTCTCGAATTAGTAATTGCTTTCGTATCAAATGTTTTAGGTGCTCATAGTGCCAATCTGACAATAATGACAAATGATACCGAAAACAATATTCATATTACCGAACTCATTGCATTCAACTACTCCCCTATTACAAGTGCCGATGAGGACAAACTTGATTTTGGTGTAGCAGAACTATGTGAAGATGACAGGACAATGACTTTCGCGTTGCATAATGCCGGTAACGTCAGTGATAAGCTCGAATTTACAATTGAAGGGACGCCGTTTTCAATAACGGAATCCCAATTGGAAATTCAAGCCGGCGAGACAATTCAATATTTCGTCAAAGCCCATCCAACAATGAGCGAGCTTGGATTGAATACGGGCAAATTAAAAATTAGAAGCCTGGATTGCGATTTTGTAGATGAAATTGAACTTGAAATTGATATTTACAAGACGGACATTGCGGTGAATCCCCAACTTATCAATATTGATGTTCTTTGGATAGGTGACCGTAGCAACGGCAGCTTTGCAATTGAGAACCTGACAGCTCACGAAGCGACTGTAATAGCAATTGTGATTGAACCGAATGCCTCGGGAGTTATCGATATAGATTTCACTCCCGGAACTACCATCGCAGGTAATGGAAGTATTCAAGTACCATTTACATATACTGCTGTGGCTCCCGGGAAATTTGAATTCGAGATTACTGTAAAAGCTGAAAATTATTGCGAGGATATCGAGCAAATCAAGCTAATTGCAGACATTCCCTTAGAAATTTACGTAGTTGATTTGATGGTCGAGCAACATGTGGCTGTAGCAGGCGAGAGAATAATGATTCCTGTAAAATTGTTGCGCGAAGAATTGAGATTCAATACTGAATATGTTAGATTGGAATTTGAATTCGACCGTAAATTATTTTTCCCGTCTATTATTACTTCAAAATTTGGTAATGAATTTGTCCAAACAGACTTCACCTACAAATTCGGAAATTTGAGCATATTATTGGACCAAGTTTCAAGCAGAGATTTATTCGGACAAGTTGGCGAAATAGTAAGAATTGACGGCTACGCACTAAGGGCAATGCCCGATTATACGCCTATTGCATTCAAAAATGTGGACCTATTTACCGAAAAAGTCGTGACGCTGACAACGCAAGACGGTGGATTAAAAGTTGAGGAGTTTTGCCTACCGGAGGCAGCATTTGAATTAATCCGAATCCCACAATTAGTGTCTTCGGTGCCTGAAATCGTTTTTGGAAACGACTTGAACATTCAATTCACTGCCGATAAAAACTTTGCGACAAGTATCGAATTATTGGACATAGCGGGTAATTCTGTGGTTACACGTAGCTTAACTATCCCCCAAGGCGAATTCGAATACAAGATTGATTTGAATTCGATTAGTTCGGGAGTTTATTTTGTAGTAATCAAATCGGAAAATAACAATACAAGTGTGAGATTTATAAAATCAAATTGA